Proteins found in one Plasmodium malariae genome assembly, chromosome: 13 genomic segment:
- the PPR gene encoding pentatricopeptide repeat domain-containing protein, putative: MKLAYCCYVFYIIESVLCMKLKCKKRNNVFFLNNYSVNVINIVDKNRKKRIISTTGLFKKEKKDGILKRNNIRKIHLYSNKKEKEGNDNNVDINDDILVKKKNEKEVEQSLIPLNMDWIKVMNLIYSSKEVDATTLAFNAAISAVEKKGCLVTVLDLLETMKRKNIKPDLVSYKLILSLCEKYHLAENAEIIFEEMIETDKLTPTYEIYALMISCFSKMGNGFKAIEFFEKLRNDPFVEEMKNININNDKEKLEKWKDAFAQNELVEEGTEIENSGYNTHFKEISQKIKNTEKASSKIQYSEYANVIFACNMSNLLEQGIKYFEELLNSDKYLPSIFVYENIFDLLGKNGNYQKCLEYYNKLKDDPNLKKNLNVNILNNVLKALSIYNKINIIEDIWNNEFDELLLTPNSISYQILLQVYGNIDDYEKSFKLFKEMQVKKLLNNKNILPFLYTINAFKNCGIYNYAIYVLRIAKLLAVSGNDLLMLYNNTMISCMNSKKYDIIISLYAELITLQEKENALEINMNTLSFVLLAFKELKMHEDFTNLKNLIIQKNYKLTPLGSKLINETPDS; encoded by the coding sequence ATGAAATTAGCTTACTGCTGTTAtgtgttttatataatagaaaGTGTTTTATGTATGAAGCTGAAATGTAAGAAGAGAAATAATGTTTTCTTCTTAAATAACTATTCTGtcaatgtaataaatattgtagataaaaataggaagaaaagaattatttcTACTACaggtttatttaaaaaggagaaaaaagaTGGCAtcttaaaaagaaataatattagaaaaatacatttatacagtaataaaaaggagaaagaaggaaatgataataatgttGACATAAATGATGatatattagtaaaaaaaaaaaacgaaaaagaagTAGAGCAAAGTTTAATTCCTTTAAATATGGACTGGATCAAAGTAATGAATTTGATATATTCTAGTAAAGAGGTGGATGCAACTACCTTAGCTTTCAATGCTGCAATATCTGcagttgaaaaaaaaggttgCTTAGTAACTGTTTTAGACTTACTAGAAAcgatgaaaagaaaaaatataaaaccaGACTTAGTGtcttataaattaattctaAGTCTGTGTGAGAAATATCATTTAGCTGAAAATgctgaaataatttttgagGAAATGATAGAAACGGATAAACTTACTCCTACTTATGAAATTTACGCTCTTATGATTAGttgtttttcaaaaatggGTAATGGATTTAAAGCGAttgaattttttgaaaaacttAGAAACGATCCCTTTGttgaagaaatgaaaaatataaatataaataatgataaggaaaaattggaaaaatgGAAAGATGCCTTTGCGCAAAATGAATTAGTCGAAGAAGGCACTGAAATAGAAAATAGTGGTTATAATACacattttaaagaaataagtcaaaaaataaaaaatacggaAAAAGCTAGTAGTAAAATTCAATATAGTGAATATGCTAATGTAATATTTGCATGTAATATGTCCAATTTACTTGAACaaggaataaaatattttgaagaaTTACTAAACAGTGACAAGTATTTACCCtctatttttgtatatgaaaatatttttgatttgttaggaaaaaatggaaactATCAGAAATGTCTAgagtattataataaattaaaagatgatcctaatttaaaaaaaaatctgaatgttaatattttaaataatgtattaaaagccttaagtatttataacaaaattaatattattgaaGATATATGGAATAATGAATTTGATGAACTGTTACTAACACCAAATAGTATATCATATCAAATTCTTTTACAAGTATACGGAAATATAGATGATTATGAAAAATCTTTCAAgttatttaaagaaatgcaagtgaaaaaattattaaacaataaaaacattctaccatttttatatacaattaatgcttttaaaaattgtggtatatataattatgccATTTACGTCTTAAGGATCGCCAAATTATTAGCAGTCTCAGGGAATGACTTATTAATGCTATACAACAACACTATGATATCATGTATGAATtccaaaaaatatgatattatCATTTCTTTATATGCTGAATTAATAACCTTgcaagaaaaagaaaacgcacttgaaataaatatgaatacaCTTAGCTTTGTTCTCCTTGCTTtcaaagaattaaaaatgcaTGAAGATTtcacaaatttaaaaaatttaattattcaaaaaaattacaaattaaCACCTCTTGGTTCGAAGCTAATCAATGAAACTCCCGATTCATAA